The genomic stretch TTTCgtatatttttaattccattatctTTGCACTGGGTgtcatgtattaaaaaaaatcattgttagtACCAAAGCCAGGAAGGATTTCATTCAAAAGCTTTAGTTTCTGAACTTACAATATGTCTTTAATAcatattggttttgttttttgaatatgATCGAAGATAAAGATCTGATTATATTCATTTGCATGTAGATATGCAGTGTTCCACCTGGTTAGGAGGCTCACTTTTCCCTGCTGTAAATGCCTGGTACCTTTGTTGAAGATCAGTTCACTGTAGGCTGGCGGTTTACTTCTAGGTTCTTTCTTCCAGTCCTTTGCAGTCTGTCCTTATGCCTGAACCatgcagtttttaaagatttatgtattttacttgaaagtcacagttacagaaagagagcaatagagagagaaaaagagagagagggaatcttctATTTactgttcattccctaaatagcttCACTGGCcaaatctgagctgatctgaagccaggccccaggagcttcttccaagtatccCTCTTGGGTACTGGGGCCTAtgaccttgggtcatcctccactgtgttcccaggccattagcaggaatctggatcagaagtggagcatccaagactcaaacagggatgccagtgccacaggcagaggattagcattcTATATCACCTCACTGGTCTCcataatgtttttattattgtagcTTTGTAATATAACTTGAAATCTGGAGGTTAAAAGCCTCTCACGTGGTCCTTTTTCAGGGTTTAGGATCTTTGGTAGTTCTCTGTGGGATCTGTTATATTACGTATGAGTTTCAGCATTAGTTTTTGTATTCCTGCTTTTTAAAAGGCTTTGGGAGTTTGACAGGGGTGAGCATTTCCCTTAGGAAGTATGAACGCTGTAGCAACACTAAGTTCTTCCAATTCATGACATAGGATGTCTTTCCGTTCCTTGTCTTGAAAGAGTGCCTGTCCTATTTACACTGCTTACAGGTATTCTAGCTTGAACTAATTTATTCTGAGATTATAAGGCTGCACATGTGTTTCAGTCAGCTTTGCAAATTTATAGCAGATAACTAGATAAATTTGTGTGGATCAATGTTAATTCAAGACTGctaaaaaagaactgaaaaacatGATGATTTAATGTTTTCTTATAAAGCAATGATTATGTGTGtttccttattttcctttttgtcatttaAGTCATGATTTACATATAACCCTTAAAGTTCACAAATGAACGTCATCAAAACATAATATGTTACACTAAAAACATGGCTGATGGCCATCCAGCCAAATGGAAGCTGTGATCAGAAGTTGAAGGGGGacctttgtatcttttttttttcatgcattatataaaaatacttttatatataaaatacagattataaatacacatatttacTTGCATTTACATAAACATTTCTACAGTTCTGATTGCCTGGTGAAAAGGAATGTCccacttctttttatttgtgaTGAATTTCTGATAAAATCCATTCTTAGTCAAGGGATAGTTTCAGTTTCAGAATAAAAAGAATGCACTCAGCTTTCAGTAGTTCTGGGCACACAGGTCTATCACGCCTTGGTGAACCTGAGCACTGAAAGGACTTCCTGGCCTGCTTGTCTAGAGATTGCAGTGGTCCCATGGAGACCTTTTGTCTTCATAGTTTTCAAAATACCTTCTCTTCAGGGGGAGTCACCACATGGGGGGATTGAACACGAGAAGATCAACTTTCCCCTTCAGTCTCGGTAGCAAGCCTTTGACCAAATCTGTAATGATTGGTTGAATATGAACTTGGTTGCAGCGTGCTGTTTCCAGTGTACAGGCTGCGGCCTCGGGATTGATGTCAGTGCACATATACAGAGCCCGGGGGCCGATAAGAGAAGCGAGGAACGCGGACACCACTCCGGACTCGGACCCTACTTCCAGGCATATTTCCACACCCGCCAGCGCGGCCGCAGCCGCCTCGAGCGCATCCAGCAGCAGGAATGTGTCCTCCGCGGGCTCGTGCACGTCGAGAAAGGCCCCGCGGCCCACGTGCCCATGCAGAGGCGTGGGGAGGCTGGACGCCGCCATCTTCCCGGCCCCATCTTCCTTTGTATCTTTGAGAAAtccaaaagttcaaagaaagTGTTTGTGGAGAACTGATATTGATACAGTAATAAGCAGGGGAAACTCCACTTCAGAGATAGAGTTCAGTAGCAGATTATAGCAGAACTACACTTACAGGTACTCAGATGAGGCCAGACAAGTTTACACGAGGAAAAATCTCCAACCTGTTCGGTGCAGTGCAGGTATTCTGCATTCCTCATTCCACACGTAAGCATTGCATGTGCACCTCTGAAAGATATCTCCATGCCATCCCTGTATTGCCATGGTGCTCTGCTTATAT from Ochotona princeps isolate mOchPri1 chromosome 6, mOchPri1.hap1, whole genome shotgun sequence encodes the following:
- the LOC101535332 gene encoding methyltransferase N6AMT1-like; the protein is MAASSLPTPLHGHVGRGAFLDVHEPAEDTFLLLDALEAAAAALAGVEICLEVGSESGVVSAFLASLIGPRALYMCTDINPEAAACTLETARCNQVHIQPIITDLVKGLLPRLKGKVDLLVFNPPMW